CACCCTTTGTCACCAACATTGATCTGAGGGCTCCACTCGATATTCCTGCTGCTGAACTCCTGACAGCTGAGCCTGACGATTTCTGTGCCGCTGCCCCCCTGACTGAGATCACTTCCTCTACAGAAGAAGTGCCTGACTCGCCTGCTGATATCAGGCTGATTCCTGCCAGGGAGAGTCCTGTCTTCACTGCTGAACCTGAGGTCAGCATCCCCACAGAGACCCTTACAGCCACTGATCCTCCATCTCCTGTTGAAGATGACATCAGCCTCGTTCCAGAGAGCACAGAGCCGCCAAGCCAAGTCCCAGTCCCAGAGAGACTGGTGACAGAAAGCCCCATCAATGATAGTCCTGCACCAGAGACTGTTGGTTCAGTagagtgggaggaggaggtggaggaggaagaggcggcAGCTGTGGAGTTTGATCCATCTGAGACCCAgtatgagagagaagaggaagtagaagaagaaggtaTGGGATAGATCAGGAATAGTTATAGTGATGCATGCAtgataaaacagagagaagttAGAGGTAGTCCTTCAGTATCACCTAATAAAGTgaggattacatttaaaaaataaataattaaatatcatttaattattgtttttttcttttgaagaaTTGTAATACATTCAACTCTTCAGGCCTTCAGCCATGTTccttatactgtactgtacggTTTGGCCCGGTGCTGTTGAGATATATTcttctgcatcaaagtgtggcCAAGCCGACATCACCACATCTTCACACTTTGCTACTAGCTGGACAAAAGCCAAATGCAATAGAACAGAAGAAGTGCAACAAATATTCATTTCACATGTCAGATCACACCTCATCAACTCTTCTCAATCTGTGTCCGTTGTGTAGTTGTTCTTTGGATTTCTTGGAATATGACACGGCCTCAGATATGCTGTGTGGTAatatcaaaatgtcatccaTTTCCACGAGCAGCATTTTTTCACacactgttgtgttttacacactgttgtgttttacacactgttgtgttttacaCTCCGTGTATACGCTTACATTTTGGTATTTTGTGTGAGGCAGTCTGCCAGTAGATAATTAGGATTTTGGTTCTGACACTTTTGTAGCCACAGATGTCGAGATGATTTGTTGGACTCTGGGtccatatttaaaaacatgtggTTCAACTTTAGTCATGTTGTCATCATCTTGCTCaagaatatattataaaatgtgttttatgtgaatGTCTTCTTTTTCCCTCTTGTTATCGTAGAACCATCCAGCAGCTTTGATGACGGATTGAGGAGGAGGAATGTTCCCTCCTTCGAGGCGCTAAGACCAAGAACAtcagatgaggatgatgaggaagaggaagtggagTTCAAGCTGGCtaagaagaaggaggaaaagcCATTGTTATCCTTGAACAAATGCATTGTGGGTTCTCTGATCCTGCTCTTCTTAGgttccctcttcctctcaggTGAGTTCCTCCAACATATAACAACGCCTGCTAGCTTGCTTCTGCTTTTCATATTCTGATACAGTTAGAGGTACTACTTTTGCTCACAGTTACTATCATTAACAGTAAGACGGAAATCATGTTTATAATCGTTATTACATAAAAATGTTGCTTATATCTAAAATGTGCAACTGTTACATCAGAGGTTTGCAAGTTGTATGATTTATTGTCAATATTGTCAAAAACTATTACACTATTTGCTTATTTGACAATGCCAGtatttactaataataataataataataataataataataataagcaccTTTATTATCAGCAGTCTGTTTTTATATCTTGTactattatgttatattatttgaaCAGGTTTCCTCTCTGACCTGAATCATGGTATGTCCAGTACTAAAGATAAGACAGCAGTGTAAGCTTCTGTGCTAGCTGGCTAACGCTCAATAGCTTGTCCAAGCACTTATCTGGTCTGACACTTCATGCAGTCGCAGCAGAAAATGGCAAATAACATGCATTCTGAGTTGTACAATAACACCCTTCATCACTGTTTGGAAGGACTCACTGGATGTTTATGTTGCTTAACTTGAGGGGAAATTTAACTATTGATGGCATTTTGCTTGAGTAGGCAAAAAAGATATCatactttctttcatttctatattagtttttgttatattcacaactcacttttcacattgaacaggtgctcttttattaaagaaactaaacgcttatgttatttatctaatttatgtacacatttcagtgtgtactgtctACATTGCGCATTAACATCCtcccccaaagcagtaaacctagtaACTGACAAGTGTTGTCTGAGCTCATAGAATGCACTTCAcaacaaaagtattttatgaGGCTGTAAGACAGCTTTGCAGCTGTGTGTCaataaaagtgtctgtctgtgtctgtgacttttgtaaacaatgttttgttttcgtACCTGACAGGTGACTTTGACGCCTCTGAACTGAGTGATGTAGAACAAATCCAGGTGTGTTTCTAACGCCTCTCACGTCACTTACTCAATCTCAGTGTTATATGTTGTCCAGTATGTGTCTATACTATAGTATTTAAAGAGAACTTGAGTCTTAAAACTTAAAAGACACATGCTAAAGATaggattatttaaaaatatgtgttttgttcttttgcCAATGATTTTCACTCCAGGACTGGCTTAGCAATGATCCACAGGATATGAAAGAGCTATTGGATAAACTGACTCAGGAAAACCAGCAAATTTCTCAGCTAGAGGCTCAACTACAGGTCAGAATACAgcttatattaatgctaatgatgttgttttaatgcaatATATAGACTGcatatttttcaataaatatgtttgtgattATTGTCGAAGTTGTGCAGAACCTGGCTTTGACTACGTCgctatatttctttatttcttagtCTCAGAAAGAAGAACTCGACTCAGCACTGAAGGCCGTAGCAGCAAGCGGTGATGAAAAGGGTGAAGCAGAtctggaaaaagaaaacataaagctgAAGGAGGACCTGTCATCTCTGCCTGAGCTGAAGAAAGAGCTGGAGAGTCTGAGGTCCAGGGTGACCGAACTGAGCCAGCTCACAGGTATGATGTGGCAAACATAAAGTGaatcagatcagatgatattGAATCAAATCTGATCTATTTTGATATAAATCTACTATGATATACGAATGGATTCCTCAGAGGGCTAATCATTTGACCTTTCTGATATAATTAACTATCAAACCCATTATAACTTTCATATCCTCAATCGTTCACAGCTGATCAGGAAAGGCCCCCCACTACCTCAAGCTCAGCCCCTCAGCCTCGTGACAAAGATGATCAGAGTAGCCACAAAGCAGCTGGACCTGAGATGAAGAAGGACACAAATGAGGGAGGAAGGCTGAAGGAAGAACTCCAGAGGCAGAAAGTTCTTCTAGAGGAGAGCAAGAAGAGACTGCAAGGGATGAAGAAAAATGGAGGCGACAGAAAACGAGTGAGGGATAGTTTGGAGGAGATCCAGAAGAGGCTTTCTGAACAAGTTGAGAGGTGGGGTAAGAAGAAGCCACAGGAGTCCAAATGGAAAGGGAACAAGGGCAAAAACAACGAGCGAGACAGCTGGAAGAAAGACGAAAAGAAAGAGTGGAAGCATAGCAAAGAGGGAGGCTGGAGAGACAAAGAcgagaagaaggacaaggagtGGAAGTCTCAGAAGCAAAACTCTCACAAAGAGGCGTGGAGGAAACACCAGGACGAGTGGGAGGGGAAGAAGGACGAGCGCAGGATGGACAGAGAGGATAGGAGGAAGGAGAAACCGTGGCACGGCGGGCCAGGTAAGAACTCCCACAACCATCATCAGCACCAGCATCAGCACCACCAGCCCCGTCAGCCTCATCAGTACAAGCACAGCGACTTCTGGAGAGACCAGGAGCAGAAGCTCAGACGCAACGTCCGCCCCCAGCTgggctgcagctctgtggagGACTGCGCCAGCAAGCAAGGGCTCTACCCAGTGGAGCTGCCCGAGTTTGAGGAGCTACTGGAGGGATACCTGAGCAAGCTCGAAGGATCCTCACCTGAGAGCAAAGACAAGATCAGGAAGCTGACCGCAGAGTTCTTTGAGGACGGCGGGTTTATCCACGACAGGGTTCTCTTCAGTGACTTTGCTGAGGACGTGGCAGACATTCTGGAGGACATGGTGGACGTTTTGGAGGGCGGTGGGCAGAAGAACGACGACTccctggaggaggagatggaggagttCGAACGAGAAGCCCTGTGGAAGTTTGCCGCCACAGCTTAAATAGACAAAGAGGGGGAAAAGGAGTGAAATACAACGCTAAGATACAGCACAAGTGGATGGTTTTATAGGACATTTCTTGCCTACATTCTCCTCTTCAGAGCTGTAATTGTAGTAGCTTCTGGTACAGAGTGGTCGTGCCTCTCATAAATGTGTCCCTCTGAGTCTTTAATTATAAGCTAGACTTGTTGTCATTTTGGACTTAGTTGTTGTTACCTACCTCTGTCAGGTCATGCCTCCTAATGCAAAGTCCTTCAGTAATGTGTTGTGTGGATTTTCCTCTGCTGTATAGTGTTTTCTCAATACGTAGTGCATGTCGCAGTTCATCATGTAAATTCAAACGGATTATATTCAgatcacacaaaaaaaactggGCTTTAATGAGATGgtatttgcaacaaaaaaaaaacaattctgttGAGCACCATTGCAATGGTTAAAGATACTCTTACAATTCATATAGTGTTGTATAAGTCTGTCAGTTACAGAAAGACGTGTTGAATACTTCTCTGTCATTGGACTGGGCGAAAACAACCCGCCACTTCTCCGAGCAGGTTTAAACAAATGCTGAGAATTCTTTGCAGATAGTATTTGCCTCAAATCAGGTGTAGCTGTCCAATCCCAGAGGATGAGATCCCGGTTCTTTCAGTGATAAGAATCAGATCAGGTCAGACCAGTTTTGTGTCAGCAGCTCTTAAGTAAATAAGAGCAAACAGAGTGCAGTTTGAGAGCCCTGAGCGTTTCTTTTCTGCTTTTGACTTTTCATCCTGCAACTCCCAACTGTCAGTTGACAGCAGATGTGCTGAACAACCAGGAACCGGTTTGTGAGctgcttaaaaaaacaaaaagcaatatgACAAAGTGATAGCCGTAGCTAAATTTATGACTGCTAAACCACTTtagcacttttaaaaaacattcacatttacaGCAAAGTCTATTTTctctattgtgtttttttttttagaccaTTAGTGCTCTTTAGTAGTTCTTGTAATGTAGCCATGGGGACCTCC
This region of Cottoperca gobio chromosome 11, fCotGob3.1, whole genome shotgun sequence genomic DNA includes:
- the pbxip1a gene encoding pre-B-cell leukemia transcription factor-interacting protein 1 isoform X1, encoding MSDNSNSNSTGSSSSSTNSWTLLSPEEAAVENVGPVDDGTESLGDVPSLSEDLTGAALSDIPVETVLSEEGHQVCQETSPDPSESPIPSSPTRMSPLPPNLLDPPDLDLESQPPVIHDIVTSSPSDNEHLGATPFVTNIDLRAPLDIPAAELLTAEPDDFCAAAPLTEITSSTEEVPDSPADIRLIPARESPVFTAEPEVSIPTETLTATDPPSPVEDDISLVPESTEPPSQVPVPERLVTESPINDSPAPETVGSVEWEEEVEEEEAAAVEFDPSETQYEREEEVEEEEPSSSFDDGLRRRNVPSFEALRPRTSDEDDEEEEVEFKLAKKKEEKPLLSLNKCIVGSLILLFLGSLFLSGFLSDLNHGDFDASELSDVEQIQDWLSNDPQDMKELLDKLTQENQQISQLEAQLQSQKEELDSALKAVAASGDEKGEADLEKENIKLKEDLSSLPELKKELESLRSRVTELSQLTADQERPPTTSSSAPQPRDKDDQSSHKAAGPEMKKDTNEGGRLKEELQRQKVLLEESKKRLQGMKKNGGDRKRVRDSLEEIQKRLSEQVERWGKKKPQESKWKGNKGKNNERDSWKKDEKKEWKHSKEGGWRDKDEKKDKEWKSQKQNSHKEAWRKHQDEWEGKKDERRMDREDRRKEKPWHGGPGKNSHNHHQHQHQHHQPRQPHQYKHSDFWRDQEQKLRRNVRPQLGCSSVEDCASKQGLYPVELPEFEELLEGYLSKLEGSSPESKDKIRKLTAEFFEDGGFIHDRVLFSDFAEDVADILEDMVDVLEGGGQKNDDSLEEEMEEFEREALWKFAATA
- the pbxip1a gene encoding pre-B-cell leukemia transcription factor-interacting protein 1 isoform X2; this translates as MSDNSNSNSTGSSSSSTNSWTLLSPEEAAVENVGPVDDGTESLGDVPSLSEDLTGAALSDIPVETVLSEEGHQVCQETSPDPSESPIPSSPTRMSPLPPNLLDPPDLDLESQPPVIHDIVTSSPSDNEHLGATPFVTNIDLRAPLDIPAAELLTAEPDDFCAAAPLTEITSSTEEVPDSPADIRLIPARESPVFTAEPEVSIPTETLTATDPPSPVEDDISLVPESTEPPSQVPVPERLVTESPINDSPAPETVGSVEWEEEVEEEEAAAVEFDPSETQYEREEEVEEEEPSSSFDDGLRRRNVPSFEALRPRTSDEDDEEEEVEFKLAKKKEEKPLLSLNKCIVGSLILLFLGSLFLSGDFDASELSDVEQIQDWLSNDPQDMKELLDKLTQENQQISQLEAQLQSQKEELDSALKAVAASGDEKGEADLEKENIKLKEDLSSLPELKKELESLRSRVTELSQLTADQERPPTTSSSAPQPRDKDDQSSHKAAGPEMKKDTNEGGRLKEELQRQKVLLEESKKRLQGMKKNGGDRKRVRDSLEEIQKRLSEQVERWGKKKPQESKWKGNKGKNNERDSWKKDEKKEWKHSKEGGWRDKDEKKDKEWKSQKQNSHKEAWRKHQDEWEGKKDERRMDREDRRKEKPWHGGPGKNSHNHHQHQHQHHQPRQPHQYKHSDFWRDQEQKLRRNVRPQLGCSSVEDCASKQGLYPVELPEFEELLEGYLSKLEGSSPESKDKIRKLTAEFFEDGGFIHDRVLFSDFAEDVADILEDMVDVLEGGGQKNDDSLEEEMEEFEREALWKFAATA